The following are encoded together in the Pseudomonas sp. IB20 genome:
- a CDS encoding SDR family NAD(P)-dependent oxidoreductase — MTRYALITGASSGIGLALAEALARRGRSLILVARQRDQLESIAIELTQRFGVEVLFRACDLGEPLRLSGFLLELEEGERQIDLLVNCAGMGTSGPFLAQDWMTEQDLIEVNILALTRMCHALGNAMALQGGGHILNVASVAAFQPGPWMSSYYASKAYVLHFSEGLREELKTCGIQVSVLCPGPTRTAFFGTAQMDTAKLDRSQQLMSPEEVALYTVRALEKNKAIIIPGRRNRWLAFSPRFSPRWLTRKIAGAINKAYCPR, encoded by the coding sequence ATGACCCGTTACGCTCTGATCACCGGTGCCTCCAGCGGCATCGGCCTGGCCTTGGCCGAAGCACTGGCCCGTCGCGGCCGCAGCTTGATTCTGGTAGCCCGCCAGCGTGATCAGTTGGAAAGCATTGCAATCGAACTGACTCAACGCTTCGGCGTCGAGGTGCTGTTTCGAGCCTGCGACTTGGGTGAGCCATTGCGTTTGTCCGGGTTTCTGCTGGAACTTGAAGAGGGTGAGCGCCAGATCGACCTGCTGGTCAACTGCGCCGGCATGGGCACCAGCGGGCCCTTCCTGGCCCAGGACTGGATGACCGAACAAGACCTGATCGAAGTCAACATCCTCGCCCTGACCCGCATGTGCCATGCCCTGGGCAATGCCATGGCGTTGCAGGGCGGCGGGCATATTCTCAATGTTGCCTCGGTTGCAGCCTTCCAGCCCGGCCCCTGGATGAGCAGCTATTACGCCAGCAAGGCGTATGTGCTGCACTTTTCCGAAGGCCTGCGCGAAGAGCTGAAGACCTGCGGCATCCAGGTATCGGTGCTGTGCCCTGGCCCTACGCGCACCGCGTTCTTCGGCACCGCGCAAATGGACACCGCCAAGCTCGACCGCAGCCAACAGTTGATGAGCCCGGAAGAAGTCGCGCTCTACACCGTTCGCGCACTGGAAAAAAACAAAGCCATCATCATTCCCGGCCGACGCAACCGCTGGCTGGCATTCAGCCCGCGTTTTAGCCCACGCTGGCTGACGCGCAAGATTGCCGGCGCGATCAACAAGGCCTATTGCCCACGCTGA
- a CDS encoding pantothenate kinase produces the protein MILELDCGNSFIKWRVLGSAIASASAEGIVGSDLALIESLIAIPGLLLTRCRLVSVRASEETGKLVEALQEAFGVTVSCAAPAREMAGVRNGYEEFERLGLDRWLAMLGGFKLASGNCLVLDFGTAATADFIATDGEHLGGFICPGMPLMRSQLRTHTRKIRYDDAAAEQAMERLSPGRTTVEAVERGCTLMLRGFVLTQLELARRYWGDDFTVFLTGGDADLVSDAVPQARFVPDLVFVGLAMACPLS, from the coding sequence ATGATTCTTGAGCTCGACTGTGGGAATAGCTTTATCAAGTGGCGTGTGCTCGGCTCGGCGATAGCTAGTGCCTCTGCGGAAGGTATTGTTGGGTCGGATCTCGCGTTAATTGAAAGTTTGATCGCAATTCCGGGTCTGTTGCTGACGCGATGCCGCCTGGTGAGCGTCCGTGCCTCAGAAGAAACCGGAAAGCTTGTTGAGGCATTGCAAGAGGCCTTTGGTGTTACGGTGTCCTGCGCGGCCCCGGCGCGCGAAATGGCTGGGGTGCGCAATGGCTATGAAGAGTTCGAGCGCCTCGGGCTTGATCGCTGGTTAGCAATGCTGGGTGGGTTCAAGTTGGCGTCAGGTAATTGTCTGGTGCTCGACTTCGGTACCGCGGCGACTGCGGATTTTATTGCTACTGATGGTGAGCACCTCGGTGGTTTTATATGCCCAGGGATGCCTCTCATGCGCAGCCAGCTGCGGACGCACACCCGCAAGATTCGCTACGACGATGCAGCAGCCGAGCAGGCTATGGAGCGTCTTTCCCCGGGTCGGACGACCGTTGAGGCTGTTGAGCGCGGCTGTACGCTGATGCTCAGGGGGTTCGTATTGACTCAGCTGGAGCTGGCTCGGCGTTACTGGGGGGATGATTTCACGGTATTCCTGACTGGCGGGGATGCTGACCTGGTCTCGGACGCCGTACCGCAGGCTCGCTTCGTTCCTGATCTGGTTTTCGTCGGTCTGGCGATGGCGTGCCCTTTGTCCTGA
- the erpA gene encoding iron-sulfur cluster insertion protein ErpA, with protein MSVESFTPTALQFTHGAAHKVKSLVDEEGNDRLKLRVFVTGGGCSGFQYGFTFDEDVADDDTIVEREGVSLVVDPMSFQYLAGAEVDYQEGLEGSRFVIKNPNATTTCGCGSSFSI; from the coding sequence ATGAGCGTTGAGTCCTTCACCCCCACGGCTTTGCAATTCACCCACGGTGCTGCGCACAAGGTGAAGAGCCTGGTCGATGAAGAGGGTAATGATCGCTTGAAGCTGCGCGTATTTGTTACGGGCGGCGGTTGTTCAGGGTTTCAGTACGGTTTTACCTTCGATGAAGATGTGGCCGATGACGACACCATCGTCGAGCGCGAGGGCGTCAGCCTGGTCGTGGACCCGATGAGCTTCCAATACCTGGCAGGTGCCGAGGTGGATTACCAGGAAGGTCTGGAAGGCTCGCGTTTCGTGATCAAGAACCCTAATGCCACCACGACGTGTGGCTGCGGGTCTTCGTTCTCGATCTGA
- a CDS encoding peptidoglycan DD-metalloendopeptidase family protein has protein sequence MTTEPSKAPPLYPKTHLLAASGIAALLSLALLVFPSSDVEAKRTSLSLDLESPVDQLTQDQDAADVQQATNAPVESPFAQIESTPGDTQQATQEPPAAKNPLHREVIVAKGDTLSTLFEKVGLPAATVNEVLASDKQAKQFTQLKHGQKLEFELSPNGQLNNLHSSVSDLESITLTKGAKGFAFNRTTTKPVMRSAYVHGVINSSLSQSAARAGLSHSMTMDMASVFGYDIDFAQDIRQGDEFDVIYEQKVANGKVVGTGNILSARFTNRGKTYTAVRYTNKQGNSSYYTADGNSMRKAFIRTPVDFARISSRFSMGRKHPILNKIRAHKGVDYAAPRGTPIKAAGDGKVLLAGRRGGYGNTVIIQHGNTYRTLYGHMQGFAKGVSTGGNVKQGQVIGYIGTTGLSTGPHLHYEFQVNGVHVDPLGQKLPMADPIAKAERARFLQQSQPLMARMDQERSTLLASAKR, from the coding sequence ATGACCACAGAACCGTCTAAAGCGCCGCCGCTTTACCCGAAGACCCACCTGCTCGCCGCAAGTGGTATCGCCGCCCTTCTCAGCCTGGCACTCCTGGTATTCCCTTCCAGTGACGTAGAAGCCAAACGAACGTCCCTGAGCCTTGACTTGGAAAGTCCAGTTGACCAACTGACACAAGATCAAGACGCTGCCGACGTGCAACAAGCCACAAATGCACCTGTTGAGTCGCCGTTCGCACAGATAGAAAGCACGCCTGGGGACACTCAACAAGCCACCCAAGAGCCGCCCGCGGCCAAGAACCCGCTGCACCGCGAAGTGATCGTGGCCAAAGGCGACACGCTGTCGACCCTGTTCGAGAAGGTCGGCCTGCCAGCTGCCACTGTTAATGAGGTGCTGGCCAGCGATAAACAAGCCAAACAATTCACTCAGCTCAAACACGGCCAGAAACTTGAATTCGAATTGTCGCCCAACGGCCAGTTGAACAACCTGCACAGCAGTGTCAGCGACCTCGAAAGCATCACCCTGACCAAGGGCGCCAAAGGCTTCGCTTTCAACCGCACCACCACCAAACCGGTTATGCGCTCCGCCTACGTACACGGCGTGATCAACAGCTCCCTGTCGCAATCGGCCGCCCGCGCGGGCCTGTCTCACAGCATGACCATGGACATGGCCAGTGTGTTTGGCTACGACATCGACTTCGCCCAGGACATCCGCCAGGGTGACGAATTCGACGTGATCTACGAGCAGAAAGTCGCCAACGGCAAAGTCGTCGGCACTGGCAATATCCTGTCCGCACGCTTCACCAACCGCGGCAAGACCTACACCGCAGTGCGCTACACCAACAAACAAGGCAATAGCAGCTACTACACGGCTGATGGCAACAGCATGCGCAAGGCCTTCATCCGCACGCCAGTGGACTTCGCCCGCATCAGCTCGCGCTTCTCGATGGGGCGCAAGCATCCGATCCTGAACAAGATCCGCGCCCACAAAGGCGTCGACTATGCCGCCCCACGTGGCACGCCAATCAAGGCGGCCGGTGACGGCAAGGTTCTGCTGGCCGGGCGTCGCGGCGGCTACGGCAATACTGTGATCATCCAGCACGGCAACACCTACCGTACGCTGTATGGCCACATGCAAGGGTTCGCCAAGGGCGTGTCGACGGGCGGCAACGTTAAGCAAGGCCAAGTAATCGGTTATATCGGTACCACCGGCCTGTCCACCGGTCCGCACTTGCACTATGAGTTCCAGGTGAATGGCGTCCACGTTGACCCACTGGGCCAGAAGCTGCCGATGGCCGACCCGATCGCCAAAGCCGAGCGGGCCCGCTTCCTGCAGCAAAGCCAGCCGCTGATGGCACGCATGGACCAGGAGCGCTCTACCCTGCTGGCCTCGGCGAAGCGCTAA
- the birA gene encoding bifunctional biotin--[acetyl-CoA-carboxylase] ligase/biotin operon repressor BirA — protein MLTLLELLKDGRFHSGEALGAALGVSRSAVWKQLQHLEAELNLPIHKVRGKGYQLASPLVFLNAEEIEANTALLAWPVHISDSIDSTNAEALRLVDAGYAAPFLVLAEQQTAGRGRRGRKWVSPFAQNVYYSLVLRIEGGLRQLEGLSLVVGLAVMQALRELGVQGAALKWPNDVLVGQKKIAGILLELVGDPADICHVVLGIGINVNMQQAAEVDQQWTSVQLETGSPVDRNHLVARLCLQLQSHLERHKAFGFGALQAEWERNHLWQGRAVSLIAGVNQIDGVVLGIDHQGALRLNVDGVEKIYSGGELSLRLRDDS, from the coding sequence ATGCTGACGTTGTTAGAACTTCTGAAAGATGGCCGATTCCATTCCGGAGAAGCGCTGGGTGCCGCCTTGGGCGTCAGCCGCAGCGCTGTTTGGAAGCAGCTCCAGCATCTTGAGGCGGAGCTGAATCTGCCTATTCACAAAGTCCGTGGTAAGGGGTACCAGCTTGCTTCTCCGTTGGTGTTCTTGAATGCGGAAGAAATTGAAGCGAATACTGCTCTTTTGGCGTGGCCCGTTCATATCTCAGACTCTATTGACTCCACTAATGCCGAAGCTTTGCGCCTAGTCGACGCCGGCTACGCTGCACCATTTCTTGTGCTGGCGGAGCAGCAGACGGCGGGTAGGGGTAGGCGAGGCCGTAAGTGGGTAAGTCCGTTTGCTCAGAATGTCTATTACAGCCTTGTGTTGCGCATTGAAGGCGGGCTGCGGCAGCTGGAGGGCCTTAGTCTCGTTGTTGGCTTGGCGGTCATGCAGGCCCTGCGTGAGTTGGGTGTGCAGGGTGCGGCCTTGAAGTGGCCAAACGACGTTCTGGTTGGGCAGAAGAAAATTGCCGGTATCTTGCTTGAGTTGGTGGGAGATCCTGCTGACATTTGCCACGTTGTTCTCGGAATCGGCATTAACGTAAATATGCAGCAGGCTGCTGAGGTTGATCAGCAGTGGACCTCGGTACAGTTGGAGACAGGTTCTCCTGTCGACCGCAATCACTTGGTTGCACGGCTGTGTCTGCAGCTGCAAAGCCACCTGGAGCGGCACAAGGCCTTTGGCTTTGGTGCGCTTCAGGCTGAGTGGGAGCGAAATCATTTGTGGCAAGGTAGGGCTGTGTCCCTCATTGCGGGCGTCAACCAAATTGACGGGGTTGTGCTGGGGATCGATCACCAGGGCGCGCTGCGCCTGAATGTCGATGGTGTCGAGAAAATATATAGCGGTGGTGAGTTAAGCCTGAGGCTGCGTGATGATTCTTGA
- a CDS encoding NAD(P)H-dependent flavin oxidoreductase translates to MSLPALLEQRLRLPVVAAPMFLISNPQLVLACCRNGVVGSFPALNQRESSGFKAWLEEIEAGLAQLDNPAPYAVNLIVHNSNPRLEADLAICVEHKVPIVITSLGAVKELVDAVHSYGGLVFHDVTTRRHAEKAAQAGVDGLIAVAAGAGGHAGTWSPFALIAEIRQFFDKTLLLAGCLNHGHEILAAQLLGADLAYFGTRFIGTTESHAPDAYKEMLLTSRAADIVHTPAVSGVPASFMRQSLENAGFDLAALQGKGEVNFGSKLKPLSEEAKAWKTVWSAGQGVGEIDDLPSVDELIARLDAEYRKAREQATQLQWPR, encoded by the coding sequence ATGTCATTGCCCGCTTTGCTTGAACAACGTCTGCGCCTGCCCGTAGTGGCTGCGCCGATGTTCCTGATTTCCAACCCGCAGCTGGTCCTAGCCTGCTGTCGCAATGGCGTGGTCGGGAGTTTCCCAGCGCTCAACCAGCGCGAAAGCAGTGGTTTCAAAGCCTGGCTGGAAGAAATCGAAGCGGGCCTGGCACAACTGGACAACCCCGCGCCCTATGCCGTTAACCTGATCGTGCACAACAGTAACCCACGCCTGGAAGCCGACCTGGCGATCTGCGTCGAGCACAAGGTGCCGATCGTGATTACCAGCCTGGGCGCGGTGAAGGAACTGGTGGATGCCGTGCACAGTTACGGCGGCCTGGTGTTTCACGATGTCACCACCCGGCGCCATGCCGAAAAAGCCGCGCAAGCAGGTGTTGATGGCCTGATCGCCGTGGCCGCAGGCGCAGGCGGCCATGCCGGCACCTGGAGCCCATTCGCATTAATTGCAGAGATTCGCCAATTCTTCGACAAAACCCTGCTGTTGGCCGGCTGCCTCAACCATGGGCACGAGATCCTCGCCGCCCAATTGCTGGGCGCAGACCTGGCTTATTTCGGCACACGCTTTATCGGCACCACCGAAAGCCATGCCCCGGATGCGTATAAAGAGATGCTGCTCACATCGCGCGCTGCCGACATCGTGCACACTCCGGCAGTCTCTGGCGTGCCCGCCAGCTTTATGCGCCAGAGCCTGGAAAACGCCGGTTTCGACCTCGCCGCCCTGCAGGGCAAAGGTGAAGTCAATTTTGGTTCCAAGCTCAAGCCGTTGAGCGAGGAGGCCAAGGCCTGGAAAACGGTATGGTCCGCCGGCCAAGGCGTCGGTGAAATTGATGACTTGCCCAGCGTCGATGAACTGATTGCGCGCCTGGATGCCGAATATCGCAAAGCGCGCGAGCAGGCCACCCAGTTACAATGGCCGCGTTGA
- a CDS encoding anhydro-N-acetylmuramic acid kinase translates to MPRYIGVMSGTSLDGLDIALIEQDPAIKLIATHYIPMPDSLRAELLNLCASGPDEIARSAIVQQHWVTLAAQGIHALLEQQNLKPQDIRAIGSHGQTIRHEPARGFTVQIGNPALLTELTGITVVSDFRSRDVAAGGQGAPLVPAFHEALFGEHSGNRAVLNVGGFSNLSLIETGKPVAGFDCGPGNVLLDAWIHHQRGEHFDRDGQWAASGKVEAQLLNALLSDPFFLTKGPKSTGREVFNLGWLQLHLGRLPALQPQDVQATLLELTALTIVESLQAAQTDTETLLICGGGAHNAALMSRLAALLPSTQVSSTATYGVDPDWVEAMAFAWLAHCCLEGIAANRPSVTGALGLRVLGAIYPA, encoded by the coding sequence ATGCCGCGCTATATAGGTGTGATGTCCGGGACCAGCCTTGATGGCCTGGATATCGCCCTGATCGAACAAGACCCGGCGATCAAACTGATCGCCACGCACTACATCCCGATGCCCGACAGCCTGCGTGCTGAGTTGCTGAACCTATGCGCCAGCGGCCCGGACGAGATCGCCCGCTCGGCAATCGTCCAGCAGCACTGGGTGACACTTGCCGCCCAGGGCATCCATGCTTTGCTGGAACAACAGAACCTCAAGCCTCAGGACATCCGCGCGATTGGCAGCCACGGCCAAACCATCCGCCATGAACCTGCTCGAGGTTTTACCGTGCAGATTGGCAACCCCGCCCTGCTGACCGAACTGACAGGCATTACCGTCGTCAGCGATTTCCGCAGCCGTGATGTGGCCGCTGGCGGCCAAGGCGCGCCGCTGGTACCCGCCTTTCATGAAGCATTATTTGGCGAACACAGCGGCAACCGTGCCGTATTGAACGTCGGCGGGTTCAGTAACCTCAGCCTGATCGAGACGGGCAAGCCCGTAGCCGGCTTTGACTGCGGGCCGGGCAACGTGCTGCTGGATGCCTGGATTCACCATCAACGTGGTGAGCACTTTGATCGCGACGGCCAATGGGCGGCCAGTGGCAAGGTCGAGGCTCAACTACTCAACGCCCTGCTCAGCGATCCCTTCTTCCTGACTAAAGGCCCAAAAAGCACCGGCCGAGAAGTCTTCAACCTGGGATGGCTGCAACTCCACCTCGGTCGATTGCCAGCACTGCAACCCCAGGATGTGCAAGCAACCCTGCTTGAACTGACGGCACTCACCATCGTCGAGTCCCTGCAAGCCGCACAGACCGACACCGAAACCCTGCTGATCTGTGGCGGCGGCGCACATAACGCCGCACTGATGAGTCGTCTGGCGGCACTGTTGCCTTCCACCCAGGTCAGCAGCACCGCCACTTATGGCGTCGATCCTGACTGGGTCGAAGCCATGGCCTTCGCCTGGCTGGCGCATTGCTGCCTCGAAGGCATAGCCGCCAACCGCCCCAGCGTCACCGGCGCACTCGGGCTGCGGGTACTGGGCGCGATCTACCCGGCCTGA
- the argC gene encoding N-acetyl-gamma-glutamyl-phosphate reductase: protein MVKVGIVGGTGYTGVELLRLLAQHPQAEVVVITSRSEAGLAVADMYPNLRGHYDGLAFSVPDIKTLGACDVVFFATPHGVAHALAGELLAAGTKVIDLSADFRLQDADEWAKWYGQPHGAPELLEEAVYGLPEVNREQIKQARLIAVPGCYPTATQLGFLPLLEAGLADTSRLIADCKSGVSGAGRGAAVGSLYSETSESMKAYAVKGHRHLPEIRQGLRRAAGKDVGLTFVPHLTPMIRGIHSTLYATVVDRSVDLQALFEKRYANEPFVDVMPAGSHPETRSVRGANVCRIAVHRPQDGDLVVVLSVIDNLVKGASGQAVQNMNILFGLDEKLGLSHAGMLP from the coding sequence ATGGTCAAGGTCGGTATCGTCGGCGGCACGGGTTACACCGGTGTCGAATTGCTGCGTCTGTTGGCTCAGCATCCGCAAGCAGAGGTGGTGGTCATCACTTCCCGATCCGAGGCCGGGCTGGCCGTGGCCGATATGTACCCGAACCTGCGAGGCCACTATGATGGCCTGGCGTTCAGCGTGCCGGACATCAAGACCCTGGGTGCCTGTGACGTGGTGTTCTTTGCCACGCCTCACGGTGTTGCGCATGCGTTGGCTGGCGAACTGTTGGCGGCGGGCACCAAGGTCATCGACCTGTCTGCCGACTTCCGCTTGCAGGATGCTGATGAGTGGGCCAAGTGGTACGGCCAGCCACATGGCGCGCCTGAGTTGTTGGAAGAGGCGGTGTACGGCCTGCCGGAAGTCAATCGCGAGCAGATCAAGCAAGCGCGCCTGATTGCCGTGCCGGGTTGCTATCCGACCGCAACGCAGCTGGGTTTCCTGCCATTGCTGGAGGCCGGCTTGGCAGATACTTCGCGCCTGATCGCCGACTGTAAGTCGGGTGTGAGCGGTGCCGGTCGTGGGGCAGCGGTAGGTTCGCTGTACTCTGAGACGTCGGAAAGCATGAAGGCCTATGCGGTAAAAGGGCATCGTCACTTGCCGGAGATTCGCCAGGGGCTGCGTCGCGCCGCCGGTAAAGACGTGGGCCTTACCTTCGTGCCGCACCTGACGCCGATGATCCGTGGCATTCACTCCACGTTGTACGCCACCGTGGTGGATCGCTCGGTAGACCTGCAAGCCTTGTTTGAAAAACGCTACGCCAACGAACCGTTCGTCGATGTAATGCCTGCCGGCAGCCACCCGGAAACCCGTAGCGTGCGCGGTGCCAACGTATGCCGGATTGCCGTGCATCGTCCGCAGGATGGCGACCTGGTGGTGGTGCTGTCGGTGATCGACAATCTGGTTAAAGGCGCTTCGGGCCAGGCTGTGCAGAACATGAACATCCTCTTCGGCCTGGATGAGAAGTTGGGCCTGTCCCACGCTGGAATGCTGCCGTAA
- the tyrS gene encoding tyrosine--tRNA ligase, whose product MKSVEEQLALIKRGAEELLVEAELIEKLKRGQSLRIKAGFDPTAPDLHLGHTVLINKLRQFQELGHQVIFLIGDFTGMIGDPSGKSATRPPLTREQVLDNAETYKTQVFKILDPAKTEVAFNSTWMDQMGPADFIRLTSQYTVARMLERDDFDKRYSTNQPIAIHEFLYPLVQGYDSVALRADVELGGTDQKFNLLMGRELQRAYGQEAQCILTMPLLEGLDGVKKMSKSLGNYVGIQEAPGVMYGKLVSIPDALMWRYFELLSFRSMDEINALRAEVEAGANPRDVKIKLAEEIVARFHGEEAAASAHRAAGNRMKDGELPDDLPEIELTAAEAMPIAAVLNKAGLVKNSAVARDLLGSGGVRIDGEVVDRTFIYELGATHVCQAGKKAFARITLKSE is encoded by the coding sequence ATGAAGTCGGTTGAAGAGCAGCTAGCGCTGATAAAACGTGGTGCGGAAGAACTGTTGGTCGAGGCCGAGCTGATCGAAAAGCTCAAGCGTGGCCAATCCCTGCGTATTAAGGCTGGCTTCGATCCTACGGCGCCGGACCTGCACCTGGGTCATACCGTGCTTATTAATAAGCTGCGTCAGTTCCAGGAGCTGGGGCATCAGGTCATCTTCCTTATAGGTGACTTCACTGGGATGATCGGCGATCCGAGCGGCAAGAGCGCGACGCGTCCGCCGTTGACCCGTGAACAGGTTCTCGATAATGCCGAGACCTATAAGACCCAAGTGTTCAAGATTCTCGATCCAGCCAAGACCGAGGTGGCGTTCAACTCCACCTGGATGGACCAGATGGGCCCGGCGGACTTCATTCGCCTGACATCCCAGTACACCGTGGCGCGCATGCTTGAGCGTGACGACTTCGACAAGCGTTACTCCACCAACCAGCCAATTGCGATTCACGAGTTCTTGTACCCGCTGGTTCAAGGGTATGACTCGGTGGCGTTGCGCGCGGACGTTGAGCTGGGTGGCACTGATCAGAAGTTCAACCTGCTGATGGGGCGTGAACTGCAGCGTGCATACGGGCAAGAGGCTCAGTGCATTCTGACCATGCCGTTGCTGGAAGGGTTGGATGGCGTCAAGAAGATGTCCAAGTCTTTGGGTAACTATGTCGGTATCCAGGAAGCGCCGGGTGTGATGTACGGCAAGCTGGTTTCTATTCCTGATGCGCTGATGTGGCGTTACTTCGAGCTGTTGAGCTTCCGCTCGATGGACGAGATCAATGCGCTGCGCGCTGAAGTCGAGGCGGGCGCCAATCCGCGCGACGTGAAGATCAAGCTGGCGGAAGAAATCGTTGCGCGCTTCCATGGTGAAGAGGCTGCGGCGAGTGCTCATCGTGCGGCAGGTAATCGCATGAAAGATGGCGAGCTGCCGGATGATCTGCCGGAGATCGAGTTGACCGCTGCTGAGGCGATGCCGATTGCCGCTGTCCTTAATAAGGCTGGCCTGGTGAAGAACTCGGCAGTTGCTCGCGATCTGTTGGGCTCCGGCGGTGTGCGTATAGATGGTGAGGTTGTAGATCGCACCTTTATATACGAGCTAGGCGCGACCCACGTTTGCCAGGCCGGGAAGAAGGCATTTGCGCGTATTACGCTCAAATCCGAATAA
- the secE gene encoding preprotein translocase subunit SecE, whose amino-acid sequence MTPKAEAQSSRFDLVKWLAVVALVVVGVVGNQYCSASPILYRVLALLALAAVAAFVGLQTAKGKSFAVLVKEARTEIRKVVWPTRQETTQTTLIVVAVVLVMALLLWGLDSLLGWLVSLIVG is encoded by the coding sequence ATGACTCCTAAGGCTGAAGCTCAAAGCTCTCGTTTCGATCTGGTCAAGTGGCTTGCTGTAGTCGCATTGGTGGTCGTAGGCGTTGTTGGCAATCAGTACTGCTCTGCTTCGCCGATCCTGTACCGCGTACTCGCTTTGCTTGCTCTTGCTGCTGTAGCTGCCTTTGTAGGCCTGCAGACTGCCAAAGGCAAGTCTTTCGCAGTCCTGGTAAAGGAAGCTCGCACAGAAATCCGTAAAGTCGTTTGGCCGACTCGCCAAGAAACCACGCAGACCACGTTGATTGTTGTGGCTGTTGTTCTGGTTATGGCGTTGCTGTTGTGGGGGCTTGATTCCCTGCTCGGCTGGCTTGTTTCCTTGATTGTTGGCTAA
- the hemJ gene encoding protoporphyrinogen oxidase HemJ encodes MLYLWIKAFHIVSVVCWFAALFYLPRLFVYHAQSEDTVSKERFCIMERKLYRGIMGPAMIATLIFGGWLIYLNPAIFQSGAWLHAKLTLVVLLIGYHHMCGAQVKRFARGENTRSHVFYRWFNEVPVLILLAIVILVVVKPF; translated from the coding sequence ATGCTCTATCTATGGATCAAAGCCTTCCACATCGTCAGCGTCGTCTGCTGGTTTGCCGCGCTGTTCTACCTGCCACGCCTGTTCGTCTACCACGCGCAAAGTGAGGACACCGTCAGCAAAGAACGCTTCTGCATCATGGAGCGCAAGCTCTATCGCGGCATCATGGGCCCGGCGATGATCGCCACCCTGATATTCGGCGGCTGGCTGATCTACCTCAACCCTGCCATCTTTCAATCCGGCGCCTGGCTCCATGCCAAGCTGACCTTGGTCGTACTGCTGATCGGCTACCACCATATGTGCGGCGCGCAGGTAAAACGCTTCGCCCGTGGCGAAAACACCCGCAGCCATGTCTTTTATCGCTGGTTCAATGAAGTGCCGGTTCTGATATTGCTGGCTATCGTAATTTTGGTCGTGGTCAAACCGTTTTAA
- a CDS encoding DUF805 domain-containing protein — MSDNRFKIVFDGALLPGVESTTAKLNLAELFKSDVEAIEKLFTGRSVALKRDLSRSDAETYLTALQNAGVDARIEPEQPVAFSLAEAHETDSGASDFSRPAASPYAPPRAAVGDNTAEYSTLKVFTIHGRIGRLRYLAWTLVLTIAMLVIGGIISTASFAVATASPTAGVILGSLLGFALFVAIVWVSVQIGVQRLHDLGWSGWLYFLNLVPFVNSIFPLLLLVLPGNTGANQYGPPPPRNSTAVKVLAALWLAFIPVMLAILVTLGMNGYLNQLEANIDSSYESSSITSDDATDQSVTVDEEEGAQSADDAAEPVDSPEQ; from the coding sequence ATGAGCGACAACCGTTTCAAGATTGTGTTTGACGGAGCCTTGCTCCCGGGTGTCGAAAGCACAACCGCCAAATTGAACCTCGCCGAGCTATTCAAAAGCGATGTGGAAGCCATCGAGAAACTCTTCACCGGCCGCTCGGTAGCGCTCAAGCGTGACCTGTCGCGTTCCGACGCCGAAACCTACCTCACCGCGCTGCAAAACGCCGGTGTCGATGCCCGTATCGAGCCTGAACAACCTGTGGCCTTCAGCTTGGCCGAAGCGCACGAGACCGATTCCGGCGCCTCGGACTTCTCACGTCCTGCCGCTTCGCCCTATGCACCGCCGCGTGCCGCTGTGGGTGACAACACTGCGGAGTACTCGACGCTCAAAGTCTTCACCATCCACGGGCGTATCGGCCGCCTGCGCTACCTGGCCTGGACGCTGGTACTGACCATCGCGATGCTGGTCATCGGGGGGATCATCTCCACCGCTAGCTTCGCCGTGGCGACCGCCTCGCCAACAGCGGGCGTCATTCTTGGCTCGCTGCTGGGTTTCGCATTGTTTGTAGCGATTGTCTGGGTCAGTGTGCAAATCGGTGTGCAGCGCCTGCACGACCTCGGGTGGTCAGGCTGGCTGTACTTCCTGAACCTGGTGCCGTTCGTAAACAGCATTTTCCCACTGCTGTTGCTGGTACTGCCGGGCAATACCGGCGCCAACCAGTACGGCCCGCCACCGCCGCGCAACTCCACAGCGGTAAAAGTGCTGGCCGCGCTGTGGCTGGCGTTCATTCCGGTGATGCTCGCCATTCTGGTGACGCTGGGCATGAACGGCTACCTGAATCAGCTCGAAGCCAACATAGACAGCAGCTACGAAAGCAGCTCCATCACCTCCGATGACGCCACCGATCAAAGCGTCACCGTTGATGAAGAAGAAGGCGCGCAAAGTGCTGACGACGCGGCCGAACCTGTAGACTCTCCAGAACAGTGA